Below is a window of Impatiens glandulifera chromosome 2, dImpGla2.1, whole genome shotgun sequence DNA.
ttgatgatttaataaataaatgatgatgactgaatattaatttatttataaatcacatCAGACAAGCTCTTATCTTTTGGGAACAATATACTcctatattttttctttcacaaATTATTCTGATTAaatctcaaatttaatttattagaaaacAAATAGATTAATAACATTAATAGCTTTTAAATGtactaaaaaaattcaatttaaaatactaacttgtttaaataaataagtcacaaaaataagtatgttaaatcataaaaaaatggaaacaaggttatttgaaaagtgATATTTAGTCACAATCtataacacatttattataatattatttttaaaattctaatctaaattattttttgtatcatatatattcttttatgcattatatatatattgtattttcaTGTTTCTTTCACGTGTCTTTGAGTGTGTGCGATGGAATAGCCCTATACTAATTATTcaagaaaattgaaatatttattaaaaaaaagaaaaatcatttaataaattattcctTAGTTAGgcttaaattatcaaatattatgttatatatgtATTGCTTAATCACAAGACACTTTAATACGATGTCCAATCAATTatactatttaatttataataaaatttattatgtttgttcaatttaattaaaaatatacaaagtaagaaaattaattttcccTCCTAACGGTGTCCAAACCTTGGGAGACCCTTAATGTGAGATAAGGCGAACTAAGCAAATCCCCCAAGGACCATTCCCTCCTCATGGACCCCAAAATCcctttttcaaattattttttttatttataaagatttaACTTAAAACTCTCTAATAAGTTAATCAACTAATTTTACTATAATGCTATAATACcatatatttcaaacttttaaaaaatatattaaaatgttttaaaataaaataatctatgATACGTACCAAATTGGTTGATgcaatatgttaattaattagttgattTGGAGAATTAATTTGCTTTGGGACCCATGAAGTGGATGAAATCGGATGACTAATTAAATTCAGTGGAGTGGACAATGACGTAGagatatataacaaataaaatattaaaaattaaaataaaaaagtggtttatggtttgaaaataaacaaaaaaaaatatatatatatagatggtaagtaacaaaaaaatatgtatGCAATCTAAACTTTATAACAAACaaagtttgaaaaactctctaattaaattatttaaacaatcttATTTGAAAAGTGACGTTTGATGAAATCTTTTATAAGATTACAAGAATCAAACAGACCTGATCTCCATTCTCCTCTATTATAAATAGAGTATTATAAATAGAGTAGTTCACCATCTCATTTGAGCATCCCTTTCTCATTCAACTAAAagagtttataaaatatcaagAATGAAGAGTTTCTCAATCTTTCTTACCGCGGTGGTGGTAGTGGTAGTGGTAGCGGTAGCCTTGGCTGGTGAAGTGGCGGAGGCGAATGTGACGTGTAACCTGTTGGAGCTGAGTCCTTGTTTGGGAGCAATAAACTCGCCGAAAGTAAATCCGACAAAAGAGTGTTGTGCGAAACTGATTGAGCAGCAACTTTGCTTGTGCCGTTTCCCACTGAACCCAGCGTACAAACCTTACATTGATTCTCCAAATGCTAGACCTATCTTCGCTGCCTGCCGCATCCCTTTTCCAAAATGCTTCATACCAAAAtcaataaactaattaaaatattatatattaataatttgatgtCTTTATTTGAGCTGGCGATCATGCATGTGAGTTTGTAATTGTAATCCATTCAagttatgatattatatatgatgGATGCATGGTTGGATCttacttaattttcttttaaatgttcAAATTCAAATAGAGTTACATcgatctaattaattaaggtaaCAGGCATGATAATCAATCAATCACTTATTGATTCTTAAAAATCaactaattaatcaatttttaaaatgatatcattttttCCAGATCAGATCTTTTGCTACCGAATCATCTATTTCCCTATTTCGGACAATCATAATgcagtattattattatattattaaattatattttgggtTGAAATGAAGAGAGATAGACCCAGAACCCGGATATAATTATGAGTCAACTtcattcatgtaaaatcatGTTTGAGAATCACATCACAAAGGAAGGCACATCAGAAAGTGTTATTTAGTGAGTCTTGCTTCACTCCActcatgtaaattcacttactaattaatgtaaaaccatttatttcatctttaaaatcatttatattttcatgtaaatctaaaaaacatgaaaatataaTTCACTTGAATATATGCATAATGTATATAttcaatatgcataaatttatttgtaatatattgaaatatattttgacaatttatttaaaaatttatataattatataattatatattaaatttatacatataacaacatatatatatataattattttttaaaagatatttaaattattttgtaatatatttaaatgaatttgtaaaacaaaatattcaatttttttataatatatttaaattaatttgtaaaaaaattatttgtaagatattttaaaaaaattatttaaattatttatattttatataattatatattaaatatatataaatgttaatgtaaaatgACTAACacatatgtaaaaatatttatacgttcatgtaaaaacatttatgctTTCATATAAGTctgtaaaagaataaaaaaaaataaaacaaacgtTACCcggtgaagcaaacttcacctgagtatttacagcgctcaaatgagtgaaacaaacactacctGGTGAAGCTTGGTTCATTCAATATTtgcagcgctgatagaagtgaagcaaacttcactaggtgtttacatttgtaagatatttaaatgaatttactttaattattttatataattatatattaagtatatattaagtatacttaatatataattatataaaataattaaagtaaattcatttaaatatcttacaaatgtaaacaCCTAGTGAaatttgcttcacttctatcagcgctgcaaatattgagtgaagtaAGCTTCACcaggtagtgcttgtttcactcatttgagcgctgtaaataccctTGCTTCACCGGGtagcttttattttttattatttttttgcagacttacatgaaggtataaatgctttttgaacgtataaatgtttttatataaatatgttagtggttttacatgaacatttatatatatatatatttaatatataattatataaaatataaaataatttaaataattctttttaaacatcttacaaataaatttttaaatattttgttttacaaattcatttaaatatattaaaaaaatgaatatttggttttacaaattcatttaaatatatttacaaaataatttaaatatctttcaaaaataataaaaatatgttgttatatgtataaatttaatatataactatataattatataaatttttaaataaattgtcaaaataattatgcatattgaatatatatacattatgcATATATTCAAGTGAAttatattttcatgtttttgtagatttacataaaaatataaatgatcattttaaagatgaaataaatgattttacatgaattaGTAAGAATTAGTAAGTGAATTTACCTGAGCGGAGTGAAGTGAAGCAAAACTCACTAAATAATACTTCCTGACGTGCATTCTTTTGTGATGTGATTCTCAAACATGATTTTACACGAACGAAGTTGACCCATAATTATATTCGGGTTCCGGGTCTCTCTTCATttcaaccaaaaatataatttaataatataataataatactgcATTATGATTAGTTCGGAATAGGGGAACAGAGGATTCGGTAGAAAATCTAATCTGCCTTTTTTCTctcctaaaaataataataaaatgaatagaaggtattttaaatcaagagtttatataaataactttttttagtatatatatgttttatagtgtttttttatatgaaattaagGACTTAAGAAAAgtaatatatcataaattatttttaaaaaaatgaaaaaaaatttgataaattaaatgatatatgattgataaaaaaataaaatatacaatttattgGAGATAAACCTTAACGAACaagtcataaattaattaagaaaacaaaacaaacaaaatgaaatatacaattttttataataataataatatcttatttttagtTTCAAGTTTGTTTATcatagaataatataataaatgttagTTCTattgaagagatttatatgagTAATGACTAGATTTTAATACTAAGgattataaaactaatttaaaatattttattattgatgatttaataaataaatgatgatgactgaatattaatttatttataaatcacatcaaacaagctcttatctTTTGGGGaacaatatattcattttatattttttttcttttacaaattattctgattaaatatcaaatttaatttattagaaaacaaatagattaataacattaatagcttataaatatacttaaaaaaattcaatttaaaatactaacttgtttaaataaataaaagtcaataaattaataaggatggtaaattattaaaaaaatggaaacaagattatttgaaaagtgatATTTAGTTACAATCtataacacatttattataagattattttttaaattctgatctaaattattttttgtatcatatatattcttttatgcaTTATATATGTACATGTTATATTGTCTTATAATGTGTATTTGCGTGTGCGCAATGGAAGAGTCCCTACATTAATTATACAAGAAAATtgggatatttatttaaaaaatatattttcatttaataaattactatttaGTTCCTAAATCAtcaaatattatgttatatatgtATTGCTTAATCACAAGACActttaatatgatttttcaatcaattatactatttaatattttttttattgatttataatataaaaattattatgtttgttcaatttaattaaaaatatacaaagtaaaaaaaataattttcccACCTAACCTAGCCTATCAGTGTCCAAACCTTGGGAGACCCTTATCGTGGGATAAGGGGAACTAATTAAGCAATTACCAAGGACCATTCCCTTCTCATGGCCACCAAATCccttttcaaattaaattttttttattgtaaggATTTAACCTAAAACTCTctaataagttaattaactaattatactAATCTTACTTTAATGCTATAATAccatatatttcaaacttaaaaaaatacaaaaatatataaaaaattgttttaatataaaataatttatgataccAAATTGGTTGATTTAATTGGTTGATGCATCATGTATTGATTGTCCATAATATGTTAAAGTTATATTTGGAGAATTAATTTGATTTGGGATCAGATGACTAAATTCAGTGGATAATGAGTAgagatacaaataaaatattataaagtaatatatattttttttattttaaaaaagagtatggttgaaaaaaaaatagatagtAAGACAAAAATATGTATGCAAATCTAAACTTTATAACAAACAAAGTTTGAAAAGGTACCAGAATGTATCTAGtctctaattaaattatttaagcaatatttttatttgaaaagacaAACCTAATCTCCATCCTCCTTCTTTCCTATAAATTAGAGTAGTTTACCATCTCATTAGAGCATATCACATTCTCATTCAACTAAAAAGCTTATAAAATATCAAGAATGAAGAGCTTCTCGACCTTTCTTTTCGCGGTAGTTGCAGTGGTGGTAGTAGTAGCCTTGGCCGGTGAAGTGGCGGAGGCGAAGGTGGTGTGTAACCCGTTGGAGCTGAGTCCTTGTTTGGTAGCAATAAGCTCTCCGACAATAACTCCAATAAAAGAGTGTTGTGCGAAGCTGATTGAGCAGCAACCTTGCTTGTGCGGTTATATAAAGAACCCAACTTACAAACCATATTATGATTCTCCCAATGCTAAACGAGTTGCCATCGACTGCCTCATTCCTATTCCCAAATGCTTCATACCATAATCGAATAaactaatcaaaatattatatattaataatttgatgtCATTGCTGATAATGTGCACTATTAGATTGTAATCCATTATgattatgatattatatatgatgCATGGTTGACTCttacttaatttgtttttaaatgctCAAATTCAAATAGAGTACATCTAATTAATGTTATCATGATAACCAATTAATCACTTATTGCTTCTTAAGAATCAATTCATACCCCTTTTTtgcttaaatttataaatttttattttgttttaatttatgtatACTTGTAaacatatttatcatatatatatatatatatatatatatatatatatttgaacttatgaagaaaaaaaaatgcatttagtGTTAATTGAACccaagataatatatatatatacatataacttATCTTACAAACAacttaataactaatataaatttattattattattcttaaaagattttttaatgtaaagtttgacacataatatatatttatatattttgaattggACTCGAGACGATGACGATATAAATTCGTTTATGCTCACGAACCAATTATTTATAACACCACAAATTGCATTTTTTACCCTTTGTTGTTTATTAATGTGAGATGCATTAGTCTATTTGCTCTTGTTAGATccttgtcttttattttttccattaGTCACACTAATTAATTGCGAAATTCTCATTATTATCTGATTAATGTTTGTAAGAATATATAGACTATAAAATATGCAGTTTCTTCCTACAAAATTTTGTTCTTTGGATCAGAGTTCTATATATTATCATCGTAATTATTAAACGTTAGGTTGTAGAAgggggatatatatatatatatatatatatatatatatatatatatatatatatatatatatatatatatatattcaatcttTAAGGTTAAATGGATGAATTATTTAATGGGCAtgatttatgaataaataatacaacattcttaagcaaaagaaaaaaaatcaatcgcttatactgatttttttttattaagtcaTAAATGAGATGTTTTGCATTATATTGAGTTTTATGTAAATTATGTGAAATCTACTAACTAAATTTAACTAACttcaataataatgaaatacaagtaaaatattgaaaattgaaaaaataataataagaaaaaaaatcaaaagttttttttttttttttttttttaagaaaacgaCCTAGTgtcatataattaaaaaactcgAAAAGAACTTAATCTGAGTTTAGAGATTAAGGCAAAACAAACATTTGTCTAAACGGATAATATAATGGACAACAATTAAGAAATAACAAACACAACAAATTGCAAACAATCAATTACATTAAACAATAGAAATTTAAAGCGTATTGAAATTAATAGATTGAGTGACTTCTTTATAGGGATGCACCATCTTTGACATATTAACCAATTTCTTTTTCCAATTTCTTTCGCAAGTGTGTATTCGCCTCCATGTTTGAATCAATGCATTTCCATAAAAAATGATGTCTCTGCAAATATGCTCAACGTCATTTCAAACTCTAGAAAAAACTATAGCATAAAACTATAGCATTCTGCTCCattcaaatatgataaataataacaacaaagaaATACTTAAATACGTTTGAAGTGAATACATTACCCTTACCATGATACCAAcacttaaaaatttaatattctagtgtaaggttattttaaaaaatttattttatttatatttatctttttttactttcaaatattaaaaaaactgaaGTGTAAGTTTAAAAGGAGTTAGATAAATGAAcgataattttgaattaaagtgAGTTAGTTTTACAAAGTAACAAAagcaaaattattaataataataatacatatatatatttttaacaatattatttgaaaaaaatgaattgatgaaattctttaaaagtaaaataataaaataataaatatatattatataatatatatatatatatatatataccaaagttatatataagaaaaaataaaaaaataaaattaataatataatactattaaatataaaaaattgggGAGGATCGGGCTATGCAACTGCATATGTTGTCTAACCCAGAGTCGGCCCTGCATGTATTGAATGTCCATAATATGTTAAAAGTTATATTTGAGAGAGTTTATTAAGCAAATTGCTTTTCCCACCCCCTCTGATATTCCCCCTTCGGTCTCACTCTTCACTTACCtctaaaattacttatttatcctattactttaatatatttatctttcttattttatttattttacttattttattttatttaattattatgttttttatcattaaatataattaattaatttttaatattattttttttaaatttatttatttaattaaaaatacaaaattattatttttatattataactgtttaaaatatataaaatattaaagtgtgtctaatttaataaaatataaatatttaatattttattatattaattatatatatatatatattaaaaaatatatattaaaatacttataaaaacaatagttgaataattcaattttcaaataagtaatatgaaatattttaataaaaaatattattaaaaatattatgcaatGTTATAAtgttattgtatatattattaagtaaaatattatatttaatttgactaattattaatatgtaatatattaaaaactttatcttatttatttgatagataattttatttataaagaacacgttttaatatttaatatttataaacaattataatataaaataataatattttatattttaattaaataaataaagtagaaaaaatatattaaaaatatagaaaaatgataagGATAATTGGAGGCGAGTGAGGAGTGGCGCCGAGTGGGTAGGCTCAAACTCAGGAACTTAGGATATTATTCACCTCATAAGTTAGGCTTGAGAcgatgatataaattatatatatgattagtgtCTGATTggaatgataaaaaaatgtatgaattatatatattttataatttattgtttgatggttggtataaagaattaataaaaaaataagaaactattttatttttggatttatataaattattttaatatttaatattaattatatttaacctaataaaaatatatttaattatcatataaatattttaataaataaataataatattatatgattatataatatatatatatatatgtgatttctcatatttaaattcttataattaaataaatgtttatcaataattaatattaatacatatataaggataaaatcacaaacaatttattgaaaaattactTAAGAGAGATgctataataaaaacaaattattttaaaataaataataataattattttataatttagtttgaaatatgaaagataatatttttaaaaaatttattaaactaataagtatttaataggagagataataattataattaataatattattattatttttatgctactaattataaaacaaacattaactttcttgtaaaaataaataaattttaaattttaaaatattttttttttataaaattaagtttattttaaaaaaaaattaagtaataaatattcaaattataaaatatttaaaatttaataattaaaatttaatgaaagattatattataaactaataatataggTTAATATtggaaaaatagaaaaatataattaagaacaaaaattaagaatttaatactTTTTGTAACCGGTGTGGCGTAGAGGGTTACTAATGTATACCCTTCTAAGgtataagttatttcattaattttataattgatataaaattaatttaaccaAACACCTATATACTATAAATACCTTATAATATTTTCCTGAAATGGATGAAATCAGATGACTgaagtttatttttctttaataatgtTTATGGTTGAAAATAAACCAAAGATAgatggtaaataatattatgcTAATCTAAACTTTATAGCAAATAGTGTAACAAACAAGATTACAAGaatattagattatttaaaaatattatttacaaagtgacatttatttaaaaatattatttacaaagtGACATTTGAATGAAAATCTTTTACAAAATTACAAGAATCAAAGAGACATCTACAATAAAATAGAGTAGTTCATCGTCTCATTTGAGCATCCCATTCTCATTCAATTAttctctatataatttataaaatatcaagaATGAAGAACTTCTTGATCTTGCTTACTGTGGTGGTAGTGGTAGCCTTTTCCGGTGAAGTGGCGGAGGCAAAGGTGCCGTGTAACCCGTTGTCCCTGAGTCCTTGTTTGGAAGCAATAAACTCGTCAATAATAACTCCGACAAAAGAGTGTTGTGCAAACCTGATTGTACAACAGCCTTGTTTGTGCATTTTCAAACAAGATCCAGCATTCAAACCTTACGTTGATTCTCCCAATGCTAAACGAGTTGCCACCGCCTGCGGCATTCCTGTTCTAAAATGCATGCTTCATACCATAAACGAATAAACTAATAAATcgaataaactaattaaaatattatatattaataatttgatgtCATTATTTCGCGACGGTGGGTACCAAATTATAATCTTTCTTGTTATGCAATTATATATGATGCATGTTTgtatcttatttaatttgctTTTAAATGCTCAAATTCAAATAGAGTTACATAGATCTAATTAATGTTATCAcaataatcaatcaatcacTTGTTGTTTTTTAAGAATCAATTAATCCAtagtttatataaatgaatagaTAGACGTTATTTTAAATCAagagtttatataattaattttgtttagtatatatttatttttttaaaagtgttttttttaatgaaattaattaataaaagttt
It encodes the following:
- the LOC124925211 gene encoding non-specific lipid-transfer protein 2-like, producing the protein MKSFSIFLTAVVVVVVVAVALAGEVAEANVTCNLLELSPCLGAINSPKVNPTKECCAKLIEQQLCLCRFPLNPAYKPYIDSPNARPIFAACRIPFPKCFIPKSIN